Within the Bos indicus x Bos taurus breed Angus x Brahman F1 hybrid chromosome 17, Bos_hybrid_MaternalHap_v2.0, whole genome shotgun sequence genome, the region attttttattgcttcttCAAGGATATTCCTaattggaactttttttttttttttttttactgtgagcCCCTGGAGGTGAAGAATCTTTCAACTACTGGTGCCTTTGCCACAGGGTTTTGTGTGAGGAGCCTAAGGAGTGGGCACGTTGGCCAGCCAGTGCATTTGCATCCTCCAGGCAAATGTCAGCACGGTGAAAAAAAGCAAGCAGCGTTTTAGTATTATCTTGAAACTCATTTTGATCTTGTTTTGTAAGGGTGTGGAATCCTCAAGAGTCTTGGTTTTGAAAACTGCTGGTCTAGGACAGCAGCTGTAAAGAGCTGAGCCTCCCAGGGTTGGATGGCTGTTTGGTGTCCCGTGCTCATGGGTTGGGTTTTTTGCAAGAGACTCAGCTTGTAGCTGGTGGACCACTTTCAGCCCGATGACACTGTATTTGTAGGAGTGAATGTTTTTAAGGGGGAGTAGGTGGGAGGGGCCCACTCACCCCTGATGTCTTCAAGTGAACAAGAGCACATGGTTCTATTCCCTACCCAACCCTGAAGACAACTGACCTCTTGCCTGTCGCTGGAGCATGATTGTAAGATGAACCAGGCTGTTTGTCAGGCTCTTGGCTTAGTGTGTTGGAGGAGGAGCCTTAAACCTGGAGTGAGTGAGGAAAGCAGAATGTGCAGGGCATATTTTAGAGCACACTTTTAACATCTCTGTGGATAGCAGAGACACACAgaaagggggaaggaaagagatgGATACTGTGACCAAGCCTTATTCTGAGCTACAAAATTGAATGCAAGAGGAATTTTTAGGGAAAAGAGTTTCTTTGTCATTCTACAGCCAGTATTGATGAGCATTTTCCCCAACTCAAGAGAAAGATCTGGGGACTTGGCTTTCACCCTGGGAAGATAGAGCACTGAGTTATTGGCTCCTCAGTGCTGCATCGACAGGGAGAGGTGATCCAGAATAGGGATGAGCACATGGTCCGGAGAGGGAATGGACGCAGGGAGGTGACCGGCCACTGGGCGAGCACTGCAGGCTCCTGAAGCTGCCCTCCAGTGAACGGCAAGCCTTCCCGACATGCAGCAAGCTGAGGAAAGATCAGAGGGGCGTGCACATGGAGCCTGGGCTCGTGCACAGTCTCATTTCATGTTTGTAACAGCCCCGAGAGTTAGAGGTGTGAGTATCATTTCTCTTCTACGTTCAAGGTCTTTGAGTCTTAGGCTTAAATGACTTGCTTAAAGTCACACTGTGAATAAGTGGGAGAGCTGTGAAGTGTGTGTTTTGCAGAATGACAAAGGGCAGAAAGTGCCATTCTTGGGGGAGATGCGGCTTTCAGTGGGCTGAGTGTGAAGGAGTGAGGGCTGCTGGGGCCACGGGGCTGGGACTGCACGGAGACTCTCGCTCTCGGGACTAGGCTATCGGATGGGTGGTAGGTTTCACAGGCTTTGATGTCTATAGAAGAGTgtaatctttcttctttctgaaatgttttcttggtgatgaggataagaggctggAGCTTCTTCATAGTCTTGGCCCGCTAGAGGTTGTACAGTCTTAAGACTCGCTAGCAGATGATTCCCTGGCAGGGTTTGTGGTTATCTGGGGGGACATTAAAGTCACGGCTGCTGTGGAAAGGGACGTGGCGGGGACGGGTGAGTGGAGGTGTGTACGCTCCACACTAGGCCAGCTTTGTCTCAGTCCTGCAGCAAGGAGCCTCGCTCCCTCACTGTCCAGGCTCTAGGGACAGATTCCTATGGCATCAGAGGCCATGTGGCCATGGCAGAAGTTACATGTGAATTAGAAagccttccttcctgtttccaGACAGAACATTATTGCCTATTGCTGCGCACTCCCCTCAATTTCAAATCCTAGAGTTTTATCCTAAGAAAGCGCCCTTTCCCATCACACAAGAAACCATAATCTGGTAGAGCTAGAGGGGGGCAGAGTTGCCCACCCCCCGCCCTGCCCGCCCTTCTGCCTCCCATGTGCTGAAGTGCGCTCCTAGGACTGTCATCCTGGCTGTCTCTAGACACACCTTCCCCAGGGGGAGTTCCTCCAAAAGGGTTCCTCCTTTTGGTTTCAGTTTAAAAGTAGAGTTTACTGGATGTCTTCCTTGTGATGTGAAACCAGTTGGGATGCCCCTCAGGTGTGTAGCTGTGTCCCCAGGGCCTTGCTCAGCCACAGCACCACTCGCACAGCACTGGGCTCGTTGCCTCCCCTGCTAGACTGTCAGCCACACAAAGGCAGAAGCCACGGCTGTGTTGTTCATCACAGGATCTTCCAGAGGGCAGCCCACTGCCCGACAAGTACTGGGGGCTGAGTGTTTGTGGAACGTGTGCCTGCACTCTCACACAGGCTGATCCTGCGTCTGAGTTCAGTTTCCAGGACTGTTGGCATCAGGGACACCTTTCTTCTGGGCCTGCTTCTGGGTGGGCTGGATTCTCTTGAGTATCACTTAGATATCAAACACTCAACAGCATGGCATGAACCAACACGTGTTAGGGCAACTGGGAACACTGGGATCTTCCTGTAAAACACTTCCCAATAATTAAGAGACTGGGAGTTGATTGGGATTCTTTCACCCTGACTAGTCTGAGTCATCCTCATCTGAGCTACAGCCCTTTGATCATCTCTGAGAACCTTCTCCAGGCCCTGGGACACAATTGCCTGCTCTGCACGTGGGGAGGAGATGAGTCATGTGGCTGGTGCAGCCCACTGCCGTTGGTAGTAGGAGCCTTGGTTGATGCTGGAGGCATCGGAATGTCTTccttccaattcttttttttattcatttttatcttttctaggaAGGATGCTCTTGTCCCTCTGAATGTCAGAACCATAAGCCCGTATGTTCTGACAGGCCTGGTTCTGGATAGAAAATTAGTTTGATTTCTGTTGACGTAGCTTTGACTGGGCTATTAGAGGCAGCTACTGTAGAGCGGGGTTATCTGTACTTAATGCATGATAGGAGCCATGGCACTGTAGACAGACCTGCGACACGGTGCACCACGGCAGCCAGCTTGCTGTGGGGTCTGAGGGCGAGGCTTCTGTCTGCCAGCTCCTTGACAGGTGTGCATGGCTTTCTGTCGTACTCAGTCGGGGGGTTGGTCTTGATTTCACAGCCAGCCTGTGCGGAGTGTATCTAGGTCTGAGTCAGCGTTCTGGAGCATCCACTCGTCTGTTGGGGAGCTGGCTGTCCTCTGAACACGGCCGCACTGGTGCCTCCTGCTGGCCCAGTACCCGGCCCTGTGGGGTGCTGACTCTCAGTGTCTCACTCACTCCCTCTTGTCTCCAGCCCCTGCCTTGTGGAGCCTGGGTCCTTCTGTTCTGTAACCACTGGATCGTTTTAACAAGAAATCCATGAAAAATGAGTTCACTGTTTTATCCTATGTAGAATTGTATTTTGGGGACAGCTGTGTAAAAGACAGTAATATatgaaagacacacacagaagtgTGTTTAAATAATCCTGTTTCAAAGTCCACATCCAGGCTTCCCTCCCCAGCACAGCCTCATGAGCTTCTTCCCAGGGCAGAGGGACTGTTACCTTTGAGTTCTTCAacaaattcaggctgaaatttGGAGAGAAAATCAGTGTCCCGACTCTGTACCTGCCTCTTGACCTTTGCCCCCTGCGGGTAGGACCAGAGTGGGCTCCTCTACCACCCTGGAGCCCACTAACCATTGTTAGCAAAACTTCAAGAGAAATGACAGACCCTGTGCCTCCTCCCCCGGCCCAAGCCTGATGCCGTAGGAAACAAGCGTGCTGCCTGCAAGGAAGGTCAGGGCCACTGCGGTAGACTCCGGGCCTCACCCCACAGTCCAGCAGCGGTGCCGCCTCCTGGTCACAGCGCCGGTTGAACTGTGTCTAGACTTGGGAGCACGTGGCCCAATCAGCCCTCCAAGGGCAACAGTCCCGTCCTCATGGCCCATTAATCCTGCGTCTCCGTCTCCAGGTGACCCTTACCCCGTGCCAGGGCCCAGACCTTGTGTTCTTTCAGGACGGAGTTTCTTTGTATTTCGGGCTCATTTGTTTTTTAGCTTCCTTGCATTTCAGCCATGGTTGTTGATTCACCTAGACCCCTTACTTTTAAGTGACCTGGGGGACAGGTATTGATGAGGTGGTGTTGGTGTCACACGGTTGACATGAGGCAAATCTCCTGATGGACAGGCCTCAGGGAGGGAAGAAACTCCTTTTCATAAAAGGTGGGGTTTGGGGCAGTTGGGCTACTTAAAACCCTTTTCCTCTCACTTCTCTGCTGGCCTGCACCTTTCTTATTTGAAAAGGTCTCCTCACATACAGGTTGAAGGCACAGACTTGCTGATGGTGCCCCGAGGTCTCGTGCAGAGTCGGGACGTGGCCTGTGGTGGTGCCTGGCGACATCAGCTGCAAGCCCACTTCCTCCTCGGGTCTCCCAGGTGGCCCCCAGTCATACACACTGTCTCTGTGAAAGCCCTTACGGGACACTGGATAGCAAACATGCTTCGAGGGAGAGATTCTTGGGAGCATCGTGCCCTTGCGGTGTGCAGAATTCTGTGATTCCTCCCTGCTCTCTTGGTCTGCGTCTCCTTTGTCTGAAGAGGCAGTGAGATAGGTGCTGTTTTAGGAAAGGCTGCGGTGGGGATCCTTGGTGCCTGTTTGTCCTTCTCTCGTTGGTCACATGGCAAGTCTGGAGATTCTTTGCCTGGCCTTTTACTTGCAGAATATGGCTTGGGCTCAGTGCGTTGAGACTTATAGCTGTGCCCAGGCCTTTTACCTGGAAGGCACGGCAGTACCCGATTTCCCCGCCCAGAGGCGCTCTGGTGGAAGGTCACACACAATGACTGCAGGAGTTTCATGTCACCAGCAGAGCCAGTCTCTCTGAGGCCAGTCTGGATGGATGCCCTGACCCTGGCCGCTGCCCCTCCAAGGGAGGGCACCAGGGGAACCACCGCGTTCGGGTTGAGGAGctggtgagggagggaggagccgaGTGCAGCACTGCTCCCCGTGGCCCTTGCTCATCCCTGGCAGCCTCCCGCCTCTCTCCAGAGACGTCTGCAGGGCGCCCACACTCACGCGCTCAGGATGGACTGCCGAGGTCACAGCCATTGGAGGATTGCGTCTGCTTAGTTCACGTGCACCTCTGTGCAGTGTTCAGGTTGTCATTGCGAGAGGAGCAGGAAGATCCCAGTGTTGGCCAGTTTTATTATCCTGAAAAatgacagacacacacaaaggaaGAGATCGACTGTCTTGTTCATTATTTATCTATCACCTCGATTCAACAGTTACAACAGTCCTCCCGCGTTTGCTttgtctgttatttttatttagccCAAGCATTTTAAGACACATCTCAGACATCATTTCATTGTTACAAGCCTCAGTATACATCTCTAAAAATACAGATATTGGTTTACACAACTGCAAAGGCATCATCACACCGCATGCAGTGAGCCCGGTTCCTTGTGTAATCTGATACCTAGTCCCCTGGGCATCTCCCCAGTTGTCCCGTTTTAGCAGCTGGCTTATTTGACAAATCAAATTCCTAAGAAGGTAGATCCTTAAGTTACATTTGATTGTTATATCTTAGGTGTCTTTAATCTAGAGCAGCTCCcaccccaactttttttttttttttggccgtggcatgtagcatgtgggatcttagttctctgatcaggggtcaaacccaagccctctgcattggaagtgcagtcttaaccactggaccatcagggaagtccaccctccctccctccccaaccttTTCCATACCATTTACTTGTTGAAGAAATGGGCAGTTGTCCTGTGGACTGGCtcacattttgatatttttctgctTGTATCCTGGTAGTTCCCTAGTCCTCCCTCCTAGTTCCCTCAAATAAAAAGGAGTCCAGGAGGCGTGTTTGGCAAGAATGTTTCAGGTGACCCTGTGTGGTTCCTGTGGCATCAGGCCAGGTGACAGGGGGTGTACTTGCTCCTCTTGAAGTATGCTGACATGATAAGGGGGTCAGGGGTTGATAGCGGGATCCTCAAAAGTATAAGAAGTTATTGATCAGCCTTTCATCTGCTATTTTTACTCATTTCTTGCCATGGTCTGAATCATGCATTTCGTTACAGTTGCACATTTACTAGCTGGCTTGTTGCATTCTCTCGAAAGAGTTTATAGAGGaagactttctttccttttaattacCAAGTTTCAAAAAAGGTAAAAGTTGGTATTCTGTAACTTGCAGTTTAGTGCCTTGAGTCTATCTCTCTGGCTCTGTctgtccctctcttcctctctccatgcCTCCCCACCCCTTGTCATTACTGTGAATTCGGGGATTTTGTATATTTAGTGTGTTTCAATGGATCACATTCATCATTCCTTCTGATGCTCAGTTGTCCCAGTTTTGGCCAGTGGGAGTCTATTCATAAGTTGGCATCTGTGTTCTTTGGCATGACTCCTCACATTCTGGCGTAACAAGGTGTCCCAAGGCTCACAGTGTAAAGTGCTGCTCTGGCCTTGAGACCAGCCACTCTGCAAAGCTCCCTGTGCCATTTGGTGGAGAAGGTTCCATGAGAGAAGGGACCACTGCTGTTGGTTATCATTGCTTACAGGCCTTTTTGGTGGATACcctgaaaaaaagaggaagggaaacgTGAATTCAAActgatatttctaaataaaattttacattataagatttttttccttaattttgattttatgtcAGTATCTCACTTCTTTCACTTCGAATCTTGGTTCCTAACAACATTACCATAATGAGTTATTTGCATTATTCTACTTTATGAACATACATTTGTTATAACTCAGTTAAACTATGAAAGAAGTTTAAGTTCTTTGCAGCTTTATTTATCAACAGAATTTCCCTCTAAGTATGGACACTCAGTCTCTTGTACTTAAAAGGTTTTTGTGGATAACAGGAAAGTTAACgttcactttcttcattttgttttaaaattttaggaattgcttttcttgtttatttaatttcgttttttgaatatataaacatatgtttcCAAAGCCAAAACAACATAGTGTTACATTCAGAGAAGTTTTACttcatccttttcttcttcctcctgtttaaattcattttgtattaaacaaaaacagactttcagatatagaaaacaaacttaactGTTACCAAACCGGATAATAGGCGTGGAGGAGATAAAATAGgcatttgggattaacatatgcacactactacatataaaatagaggACAGCAAGGACCTACTCAACTcaagcacagggagctatactcaatatcttgcaataaccataatctgaaaaggaatatatatctagatgtataacagaatcactggttgtacacctgaaactaacagcattgtagattatacttcaataaaaaattcattttatattatctttctCCATGTTTACTTGTATACATCACGTAAAGATATATGTAAATAATTCACATTCCCCTCCTTTTTTGCACAAAAGGTAGCAGGTTGGATATATTAATCtgtgccttttttgtttttcctagacAGTATTCCctgggcctggagaagggaatggcagcccactccagtattcttgcctgtagaatcccatggacagaggagcctggcaggctacagtccatggggtcacaagagtcggacacgacttagcgactaaaccaccaccaccagcacctgGGCTTCCTTGTGTCAGTACATCGTGTTCGTCCCATTCCCTCTTTTTGATGACCGAGCAGTAGTTCCCTGTAAGGAAGCCCCATAGTTGATTCAGGCCTCCCCAGTGGGTGGGCCTTGGGCTGCCTGCAGTTTTGCTGTGACAGGTACCGCATGAGTGAATAAACTGGCCGTCTCCTATTTTGCCAGTATATCTTGGGATAGATCTCTAGAAATGTGATTAATCAGAGGATAGAAGCATATATAATCTTTCACACactgattatattttcttttgctgaaaCCTTGGTTGTTTAGGTGAATTACATTATCTTGACACTTCCATCTGGAAACAGTACTgtttattttgcaatttttttttttttttttttggccatgctacttggcatgtaggatcttcattccccgaccagggattgaacctgcatcccttgcattggaagcttggactcttaactgctggaccactggggaggtccccttattttgtgattttaatgTTAAAGAAACCTCCTCAAGCTCTTGTGTGGCCTGTCTTTGTATTGAACATATTATTGAGAATGTTATTCTAAGATCTGTTTATTTCATTAACTAAGTAACTGAAGTTATCACTTGCTGAGCATAATACAGGACATGAAAATGTAGCTAAGGCATCCTAAATCTCAAAAGATTTCAGATGGAGTACTTGGGGATTTTCTTCTGTGTCTATTTGGTGTATATTTTGTCCCATATTGGTTATCAAAAGTCTGGTAATAAGGCAGTGGAAAATATACCTTTATCTGCTGTACCAGAATGAAGCAGTACATGTCTGCAGGAGAGAGGAGGTGTCATTAAGTACCCTGTGGATACATCCAGTAGGTATCGATTGAACACCTCTGCTTGGCCAGAATGTAAGTGAGCAACGTACTAAGTTCCTCCCTCCTGGCGTTTACTTTCTAGCACAGGAGACAGAACAAAAAACAAGGAACAATTAGATAATTACAAGTTCACTGTACTTTGAAGGAATCAAATAAGAGATTTAAATAGAGTCTCAGCCAGGAGCCTTCttgaggaagaggggagaggggcagCTGACACACCCAGCTGTGTGTGAGGTTGGGGCGGGTGGGGCAGGGCCATGCAGGACCTTGGGTTTTAGGTTAAGGATTGGGATTCTAAGAACATCAGGAAACCATTGGGACAGTTAAGCGAGGGAATGACTCTTGATGCCGACATGTCGTGTGTTTACTTTCTCTGGATTGGAGGGCTCCTCAGTATTGTGTTTCAGctccagaagcagcagcattgttCCTTCTGAGGTTCCAGGTGGAGGGGGTTTCCTTCTTGTTCCTTTGTGTAGACAGCTGCTTCTCATACTCACATGTAGGTCTTCTGaggatttcttctctttttcaataATATTAGCCCTTGGTGTTGCTCAGATAATGACAGTCAGCGGTTGTAATTGGATTATGTGCTTAGGCTGTGAATGGGAGCATGATATCTACAAATTCTCTTCTTCAGACCTGCAAATCCAAGAGACCCATCTCTGGAAGAGAGAGCTCCTTCCTCAAGATCACAGAAGGTCCGTGTCACCACTGTTTCGCTTATTGGAAATTAATTATAGAACCCACAGCAGTTTTCTGGACGAGAAAGGCgttctcagtgtgtgtgtttaCGTTTCTCTTACAGGAGACTGCCAGAGCAACAGCCGTGCAGGGAGGCTCACACGGAGGACTGACACGCCTGGGCCCGCGGTGCTGGCTTCTGGGGAGGCTCCCGTCTGATGCGAAGGAGGCAGGATGCCATAGTGACTCTGCACGGGGAGGCTCCCGGGGACCGAGGCCAGCACGCAGGATTGCGCCCTCGGCCGCAGGGGACACTGGGCAGGCCTTTCCCTGCAAGTGAGACGAACGAGATTATTCTGCAAGAGGAAGATTCCAGGGGCTTAAAAGCACAAAGGTTTGCACCTTGGCAGCCTCTTGGAATGTTGACAGCTCAGGATCTTAAAGAAAGTGCTGTGTTACTGAGTTCCAGAGTTGATGTGGATATACATGTCACTTTATAATCAATAATACTGAGTGAGGAACACTATGCAGGAAGAAACCTTCCATAGAAAGACAGGCAGGGAAAAGCTTAGGCCGACCTCAGACCTCCCACATAGAGCCAGCTTGAGATAAACGCCAACATGGCCAAATGAGAGACTCTGAGACAGCCGCCTGTAGTCATTGTAAGGAAATCTCTGAATCACGATACCAAATAGGAACCATGATCTACAAGTGCCCCATGTGCAGGGAGTTTTTCTCTGAGAGAGCAGATCTTTTTATGCATCAGAAGATTCACACTGCTGAGAAGCCCCATAAATGTGACAAGTGTGACAAGGGTTTCTTTCATATATCAGAACTTCACATTCATTGGCGAGACCACACAGGAGAGAAGGTCTATAAAT harbors:
- the ZNF664 gene encoding zinc finger protein 664 isoform X5 gives rise to the protein MKDLLCQISKHTVMVQLCKWILRLLLPFSHCGPCLFLWNVLGVLTSVTVTCKSKRPISGRESSFLKITEGDCQSNSRAGRLTRRTDTPGPAVLASGEAPV